Genomic DNA from Streptomyces venezuelae:
CGGCTCCTACTCCCTCAAGCTCGACTGGCGGATGCGGGGCGACGACAACTCGGGCATCTTTGTGGGCTTCCCGCCCTCCGACGACCCCTGGTCGGCCGTGAACAACGGCTACGAGATCCAGATCGACGCCACGGACGTCCCCGAGAAGACCACGGGCTCCGTCTACGGCTTCCGCTCCGCCGACCTGAAGAAGCGCGACCGGGCCCTGAACCCGCCGGGGGAGTGGAACACGTACGAGATCCGCGTCGAAGGGGAACGCCTCCGCGTCTACCTCAACGGAGTCAAGATCAACGACTTCACCAACACCGACCCCGCCCGCAGCCTGCGCCAGGGCCACATCGGCATCCAGAACCACGGCGACGCCGACGAGGTCACCTTCCGCGACATCCGCCTGAAGGACCTGCCGACGAAGAGCCGTCCGGGCAAGGGCGGCCCGCGGGAAGCCCGTTCAGGACATGACGGCCTGGGAAAGGCCCGGCCGGGGAAGGCTGTGCCGATGAGTGAGGTGACGGCACACGTGACGGCACATGCACCGGCACACGTGTCGGCACACCACTCCGACCCACCCGCCCCGACGACCGGTTCGGGCGCGGGTCGCTAGACGGCGGCGGGCGGAGGACGCCGGACCTCCGCCCGCCGTCTTGCACCGCACTCACGTTCCGCGAGCTCAAAGAACCGCGTCCCGAGCTCTTGAGTCATGCAGGAGGCAGCCGTGTCCACATCCGCGACCTCACCATCTACGCCCTCCACTCCGCCCCCCGGGACCCCGCCCGCCGGTCCCGTCGGCGTGTGGCTGATCGGGGCACGCGGCTCGGTCGCGACCACGGCCGTCGCGGGCTGCGCGGCGATCACCGCCGGCCTCCACGCACCCACCGGCATGGTGACCGAGACCGGCCCCTTCATGGACCGCGGCCTGCCAACGTTGTCGTCGCTCGTCTTCGGCGGCCACGACACGACCAGCTGCCCTCTGCCCAAACGCGCCGAGGAACTCGCCGCGGGAGGCGTCCTGCCCCACGGCCTGCCCTCGGCGGTGCGCGCCGAACTCGCCACCGCGGACGCCGAGATACGTCCCGGTGGCCCGCAACCTGGCGACACCCGCACAGACGAGGAACTCATCGACGCCTTCGCCGCCGACATCCGCGATTTCGTGCGTCGCCGGGGACTGGCCCGCACCGTGGTGATCAACGTCGCCTCGACCGAACCGCTCCCCGCGGACGGCGTCGAACGGCTCCCCGCCAGCTCCCTCTACGCGGCCGCCGCCCTGCGCGCGGGCTGCCCCTACGTGAACTTCACCCCCTCCACGGGTCTGCACCACCCGCGCCTCGCCGACGCGGCCCGCACCTCCGGCCTCCCCTGCGCCGGCCGCGACGGCAAGACCGGCCAGACCCTGCTGCGCTCCGTACTCGGCCCGATGTTCGCGCAACGCGCCCTCGCCGTACGCGCCTGGTCCGGCACGAACCTCCTCGGCGGCGGTGACGGCGCCGCCCTCGCCGACCCCGCGGC
This window encodes:
- a CDS encoding inositol-3-phosphate synthase is translated as MQEAAVSTSATSPSTPSTPPPGTPPAGPVGVWLIGARGSVATTAVAGCAAITAGLHAPTGMVTETGPFMDRGLPTLSSLVFGGHDTTSCPLPKRAEELAAGGVLPHGLPSAVRAELATADAEIRPGGPQPGDTRTDEELIDAFAADIRDFVRRRGLARTVVINVASTEPLPADGVERLPASSLYAAAALRAGCPYVNFTPSTGLHHPRLADAARTSGLPCAGRDGKTGQTLLRSVLGPMFAQRALAVRAWSGTNLLGGGDGAALADPAAAAAKNAGKERVLADTLGSAPEGEVHIDDVPSLGDWKTAWDHIAFDGFLGTRMVLQTTWQGCDSALAAPLILDLARLTSRAHERGLSGPLLALAFYFKDPDDGAPAALGEQYAALLDFAERLGGDPADGPAAGEAS